The sequence GGCCCTTGCTCAGGGCGACTTCGGCTTCACGCAATTTGGCGAGGATCTGTTCGACGGTGTGACGGAAACGTGGCATATGGCCCTCCTTTTGGCCCGACCCTAACATACAGGGTGGACCGGATTAAGGGGGCTAGGTCACTAGAACCTGGCCACGAGAACGGTTCAGAGAGCCTTGTCTCAATGCCTCTCGGAAGGCAGTGCAGTCAGGAGTAGTGGGCCATGCGCATCGTCACAGACATTGGCGAAGGAGCTAATCATCAGGTACCTGTTGGGACATTGGACCGTCTAGCTCAACGGGTGTTCGTTATCTTACTGCTGGTGTACGGGTCCTCGTGCGCGCAGCCACAGCTCATTGAAGACTCTAAACTTAACCAACACAAAATCCACGATATCGTGAGCAGGGCCAGTTATGCCTCGGGATTATCTGTAGACCACCCGCTGTCGGTCAAATTGGTCGATCGAACCGAGCTACAGGAGATTCTCCACGAAAGCGCGAACGCCACGATACGATCCGATGTCTCAGCAGCGAGGCAAGATGGGCAGAATGCGATGGGGTTTCCTCAAGGGAGCCAGAAGGCCGAAGGGCACGTGGCCATCTTGTCGCGGACAGCTGGAGGACTCTATGTCCCGCGGACGCAAACTCTTTATATTCTCAGTGAGCACACGCGTTCCGCTAAAGGTAACATCCAGCTCAAATCACTCGGCACACTCGCTGATGACACTACGCTGGCTCATGAGGCTATCCATGCACTCCAGCACATTCACTATCCCGAGATTTTTGAGCTATCTGAGACAGTATGGCAGCAGCAGGCGGACGCCGCTATCGCACTTCAAGCGGCCATCGAGGGGGATGCCGGCCTCTGGTCGGCGCAGTCATTGGGGTTCCTCGCCAGGGCACGGGATCCGGAAGAGGTCCTTGATGCAGCTCGGGCGAATGACCTGGGGGCACTGAGTGATGCACCACCCCTCCTTCGTGAGCGGATTGCATTTCCCTACACCTACGGCTATCGGTTCGCGTACCACGAAGGCAAAAAAGGATTGGTACCTCCGCCGGCGTCGACCGAGCAGATTATTCACGTCAAGGATGGCGGGAGGCGCCCATTTCTGGCGATCGATCTATCCGATTTTGGTTCGTTGCTTGAGACGAAGGGATGTCGGATTCTTTTTCAAGATACGATGGGTGAGCTCATGCTCTCTCTGTGGCTTCGTAGCCTTCATTCGACCACCGACCAAAATGTATGGGAGGGGTGGGATGGAGACCGTTGGATTGCAGCTGACTGCGATAATTCGCGAGAAGTCGCCTGGCTGACCAGCTGGGACACGGAACAGGACGCGAAAGAATTCGAGAGTTTGTTTGCTGTTATCGCGACGGATTTCCAGCGCCGTGCCGATCTGAAATCAGTCTTGGCATCCAAACGGGACGGACAGGAAGTCATAGTCGCGAGCGGAGGCCTCTGGCCAGAGATTGGCGACCTGAGACGGCTCGCCAAACGGGCACGAGTCACGACCCGCGCGGAACTCGCGGCGCATTTTACGAAAGCCAAGAAAGAAACCGATTTGTCGGCACAAGGACCCCTCACGATCAACGAAGCTGTTCGAACGGGAGCCGCTAACTCGCAGATGCCAGGCGAGCGAACTGGTGCTTCATCCCGTTAACCCGTGCGAGGTAGGTGCCGACGTCGTGATCGCCGCAGCGCTGATGGAATGTGAGCCGGAACCCACGGCTGGCATAGGCATTGCCGGCTGAGGCACCACAGAGATGGATCAGCGCGGCGAGATCCTGCTTCCGCTTCAACGTCGCAGGTGCAAGCCGCCGGTGCGTCAGTGCGGATGTCACCTGTCGATCGAGCAAGGCGGCAGTCAATTCGATCGCGTGGCTTGGCAGGATGCGCGTGTAGAGGCTGTTGAACCAACACGAGTGCAGGTCGTGCCAGGGTCCATCCTCGACGACCACGTGATTGTGAATGCAGTAGCGCTTCCCCTCTTGAAAGGTTCCAGCGGTGATCTGGTACATACCGACCGCACTCGATGCCGGTTGGTACAGCTCCAAGGGATTCCACGTCAGACGCCACCGCCAGTACGTCCTCGCCACAGGATTACCACCGCCCTCAACCTGAGCCAATGCGGCGAGCAATTCAGGCGTAATGACCGACGTCGAGTGCTCGCGAAAGAGCGGTCCATACTGTCGCCAGATCTCACGCGGGCTCTTGTCGAGCGTGTCGTCGAATGGGAAGAAGACTTCGGTCGGCTTGTTGACCGTCTGGAACAGCCAGTTCACCGTAAGCCAGACGAACAGCAGGATGACTCCGCCAGCTATAAGTCGGACCGCCGGCGGGTGTCTGGCCATCGTGTTTCTGACCGCACGCGCCCACAGCCGAATGAAACGCAGGACAAACTTGAGATTGATATGATGCTTGCGCCGTCTTCGGGGAGCGCGCGAGTGTGACCAGGATACCATTCTCTAACTATAACCGAAAACAACCGGCCTCTTTGTCCGTCCTGAAAAACTCAGATATCATTACTTTAACTGTCAATGGGTCCAGTATTTGGGAATGGGTGGCTACTATCATCTTGTCGATACGATTATTTTATCCGAGCCCAATGTCGTCTTTGAACTGAACGGCAAGTTCTTCCGCAAGCGTTCCGAGCTATTCTCAACACACCGCATGATCACGACGATGGGCGATCGGTTAGCGGAGGCGCAACAGGGATTCATTCCCCGGAGCATCATGCAATTCTCCACCGACCTGACGCTCGGCAAACGCACCGTGCCCCCGCTCTCCATGCCGTCGGCAGTTCCGACCGGAGCAAATTAACGGGTCGAGCACACCAGTGCTACTGCTCCGATCGTTGCCACGTCGAAATACACGTATTCCCTAAACGACACACGTAATCTCTCTTGCGTGTGTTCTTCCCGCCTCCTACAATTGGCTCTGCTGAGAGGCGTCAATGTCGTCACACCTCCCGCACCAGTCGAAGAAAATAATTCACCGCCCAATGTTTCACGGCGAGAAACTGCGCGCCAGCATAGGGCTTCTCTGTTTGCTCGTGGCGATCGGAAGCTGTCAGATTCTACCAGGGCACTGGCGACCGGGATGGAATCAACCGTGGCCTCCTAACACGCCGGTGCCCGAAACGGCCGGCTCATGGAAGCTGACCGATCTCGAGACAAAGGATGGTCGGTTCATCGCCCTCGCTATCTCAGGCGGCGGGAGTCGAGCGGCCAACTTCGGCGCCGCCGTCATGCTGGAACTCCAGCAACGGGGGCTGCTGGATCAAGTCGATGTCATCTCGGGTGTCTCCGGTGGCACACTTCCGGCTGTGTATTATGGACTCGGGGACAAGGCCGGGGCCTTTACGGAGCCGGCGGTGCGCGAGGCGTTGGGCTACGATTTTCAGACCAGTTGGATTCGCCGGTGGTTCCTGCCGCAGAACATCTTTCGCTATTGGCTGTCCGACTTCACCCGGTCGGATATTATGGTCCAGGTCTTCAACAATCAGCTCTACCACAAAGCCGCCTTTAGAGACCTTCGGTCTCATCCCAAGATCCTGCTCAATGCGACCGTCCATAATGATCACACGCGCTTCACCTTCACGGACGAACGCTTCGCAGCGCTCCATTCGGTGCTCGCCACCTATCACGTCGCCAATGCGGTGAATGCGTCATCCGCGTTTCCCGGTGCGTTCCAGGATGTCACCCTGGAGTGGTATGA is a genomic window of Nitrospiraceae bacterium containing:
- a CDS encoding patatin-like phospholipase family protein → MSSHLPHQSKKIIHRPMFHGEKLRASIGLLCLLVAIGSCQILPGHWRPGWNQPWPPNTPVPETAGSWKLTDLETKDGRFIALAISGGGSRAANFGAAVMLELQQRGLLDQVDVISGVSGGTLPAVYYGLGDKAGAFTEPAVREALGYDFQTSWIRRWFLPQNIFRYWLSDFTRSDIMVQVFNNQLYHKAAFRDLRSHPKILLNATVHNDHTRFTFTDERFAALHSVLATYHVANAVNASSAFPGAFQDVTLEWYDQHPPQYVHLYDGGPIDNLGVQAILEYMNRNILGTSLDRLFPDGCVMFVIDATPASEHPDLNTEESSRKTIDYLVDTNALDAMDAMLMESRRTLLARMGIPVEKQDQEMRGRLPVNDPHQCGCEVRHVSLRHLMYAGEPDDTELAERVTRIRTKFWIGEEEQNDLFQAAKLMMKLLDDKHLLSDASIKIPCESGTTQKPPA
- a CDS encoding lytic transglycosylase domain-containing protein — its product is MVSWSHSRAPRRRRKHHINLKFVLRFIRLWARAVRNTMARHPPAVRLIAGGVILLFVWLTVNWLFQTVNKPTEVFFPFDDTLDKSPREIWRQYGPLFREHSTSVITPELLAALAQVEGGGNPVARTYWRWRLTWNPLELYQPASSAVGMYQITAGTFQEGKRYCIHNHVVVEDGPWHDLHSCWFNSLYTRILPSHAIELTAALLDRQVTSALTHRRLAPATLKRKQDLAALIHLCGASAGNAYASRGFRLTFHQRCGDHDVGTYLARVNGMKHQFARLASAS